A window of the Phragmites australis chromosome 20, lpPhrAust1.1, whole genome shotgun sequence genome harbors these coding sequences:
- the LOC133902075 gene encoding phosphatidylinositol/phosphatidylcholine transfer protein SFH6-like isoform X1 produces the protein MSVSHADDHEISLCDPNSEDDRRRRKIGSLRRKAIHALRKKRGRRRVTDFRFPAAISIEDVRDAEEERAVAAFRDRLAAHGLLPDKHDDYHMMLRFLKARKFDSEKAMQMWAEMLRWRKEFGADTILEEFEFNELDDVLRYYPQGYHGVDREGRPVYIERLGKVDPNKLMQITSVDRYIKYHVQEFERAFRERFPACKFAAKRHIDSTTTILDVHGVGLKNFSKTARELVQRMQRIDSDYYPETLHQMYVVNAGSGFKLIWNSVKGFLDPKTSSKIHVLGSNYHSRLIEVIDSSELPEFLGGSCTCSDKGGCLGSNKGPWNDPVILKLIHSMEGGSTREIKQVSDGEERSGSSLRAENLKGMLSDVSNAESESDVDDVGLSVVQMSTDYSLLTPVREEVKGSDSSTFCSSDSRHLQDTTPGSPQGSQQLERVPIQSTCQEHFSTFGWLHNLGNISLSFHDTSAGRNLEDLVRGLATVLIKISSFFHLFVCRQERMLENVHPYAAAEQTEPQTVKENMSACLQRLEKLESLYNHLMGKPPDMPKEKERILLQSFERIKSLEAELESTKRALQAAVVNQMEMVETVEALQHQSSSVRRRLCCS, from the exons ATGTCAG TGAGCCATGCCGATGACCACGAGATATCGCTGTGTGACCCCAACTCCGAGGacgaccggcggcggcggaagatTGGGTCGCTGCGGCGGAAGGCCATCCACGCGCTCCGGAAGAAGCGCGGCAGGCGGCGCGTGACTGACTTCCGCTTCCCTGCCGCCATCTCCATCGAGGACGTCCgcgacgccgaggaggagcgcgcAGTCGCCGCGTTCCGCGACCGCCTGGCTGCGCACGGCCTCCTCCCCGACAAGCACGACGACTACCACATGATGCTAAG GTTTCTGAAGGCCAGGAAGTTTGATTCCGAGAAGGCAATGCAAATGTGGGCAGAGATGCTGAGATGGAGGAAAGAGTTTGGAGCTGACACAATCTTGGAG GAATTTGAGTTCAACGAGCTCGATGATGTGCTACGGTACTACCCTCAGGGTTACCACGGCGTTGATCGGGAAGGTCGTCCGGTGTACATCGAAAGGCTCGGCAAAGTTGATCCGAACAAGCTCATGCAGATCACCTCAGTGGACCGGTACATCAAGTACCATGTGCAGGAGTTCGAGAGGGCCTTCAGAGAGAGGTTCCCTGCCTGCAAATTTGCAGCCAAGAGGCACATTGATTCCACTACTACCATATTGGATGTCCATGGTGTG GGGTTGAAGAATTTCTCAAAGACTGCAAGGGAGCTTGTTCAACGTATGCAGAGAATAGACAGTGACTACTACCCTGAG AcactacatcagatgtatgttGTGAATGCGGGCAGTGGGTTCAAGCTGATCTGGAACAGTGTTAAGGGATTTCTTGATCCGAAAACTTCTTCCAAGATTCAT GTTCTTGGTTCCAACTACCATAGCAGACTTATTGAAGTTATTGACTCAAG TGAACTGCCGGAGTTTCTTGGCGGTTCATGCACATGCAGTGACAAGGGTGGTTGCCTTGGGTCTAACAAAGGGCCATGGAATGATCCTGTCATTTTGAAG CTGATACACAGTATGGAAGGCGGTAGTACTAGAGAAATCAAGCAAGTTTCTGATGGGGAAGAAAGAAGTGGCTCTTCCCTAAGGGCAGAAAATCTGAAG GGCATGCTCAGTGACGTATCAAATGCTGAATCTGAATCagatgttgatgatgttggtttatCAGTTGTTCAGATGAGTACAGACTACAGTTTGCTTACCCCAGTTCGTGAAGAA GTTAAGGGGTCAGATTCTTCAACATTTTGTAGTTCTGACAGTAGGCATCTCCAAGATACGACTCCTGGATCTCCTCAGGGCTCCCAACAATTGGAGAGGGTGCCCATTCAATCGACCTGTCAGGAACATTTTTCCACCTTTGGATGGCTACATAACTTAG GGAACATTTCTCTTAGTTTTCATGATACATCTGCTGGAAGGAATTTGGAAGATCTTGTTAGAGGCCTGGCCACAGTCTTGATCAAGATATCATCCTTCTTCCACCTTTTTGTTTGTAGACAAGAAAGAATGCTAGAAAATGTCCATCCTTATGCAGCAGCCGAGCAAACAGAGCCTCAAACTGTAAAAGAGAACATGAGTGCTTGTTTACAGCGTCTTGAAAAGCTCGAGTCTCTGTACAATCATCTCATGGGCAAACCTCCAGATATGCCAAAGGAGAAAGAACGTATATTGTTGCAGTCTTTCGAACGGATAAAATCCCTTGAAGCTGAGCTGGAGAGCACAAAAAGA GCGTTGCAGGCGGCCGTGGTGAATCAGATGGAAATGGTGGAGACTGTGGAAGCTCTGCAGCACCAGTCGTCTAGTGTTAGG AGGAGATTGTGCTGTTCATAG
- the LOC133902079 gene encoding photosystem I reaction center subunit V, chloroplastic, which translates to MATSTAAVLSPPSVAGLRLAPSPRQARPSFRSTPARRPVAAQAALSPSLVISLSTGVSLFLGRFVFFNFQRENVAKQVPEQNGKTHFEAGDERAKEYAGLLKSNDPVGFNLVDVLAWGSLGHIVAYYILATSSNGYDPSFF; encoded by the coding sequence ATGGCCACCTCGACCGCCGCCGTGCTGTCGCCACCATCCGTGGCGGGTCTCCGCCTGGCGCCGTCCCCGCGGCAGGCGCGCCCGTCCTTCCGCTCCACGCCGGCGAGGCGACCCGTGGCGGCGCAGGCGGCACTGAGCCCGTCGCTGGTGATCAGCCTCAGCACGGGGGTGTCGCTCTTCCTGGGCCGCTTCGTCTTCTTCAACTTCCAGCGGGAGAACGTGGCCAAGCAGGTGCCCGAGCAGAACGGCAAGACGCACttcgaggccggcgacgagcgcGCCAAGGAGTACGCGGGGCTGCTCAAGTCCAACGACCCCGTCGGCTTCAACCTCGTCGACGTCCTCGCATGGGGGTCGCTTGGCCACATCGTCGCCTACTACATCCTCGCCACCTCCAGCAACGGATACGACCCCAGCTTCTTCTGA
- the LOC133902078 gene encoding GPI-anchored protein LLG1-like, protein MGLHRGVALHAAVLAVVVGFAAAGFISNDALLEHEHDTTGRSLLQTKKDCPVSFEGANYTVITSRCKGPLYQPSLCCGALKDFACPYSTYINDVSTNCAATMFSYINLYGKYPPGLFANTCHEGDKGLACPEDTPQVKPGEQAASGAATAVPAAAAAALAASVAALSVLVSW, encoded by the exons ATGGGCCTCCACAGAGGCGTCGCGCTGCACGCGGCCGtgctcgccgtcgtcgtcggaTTCGCGGCCGCCGGGTTCATCTCAA ATGACGCGCTGCTCGAGCACGAGCACGACACCACCGGCCGGAGCTTGCTGCAGACCAAGAAAG ATTGCCCGGTGAGCTTCGAGGGCGCGAACTACACGGTGATCACGAGCCGGTGCAAGGGCCCCCTGTACCAGCCGTCTCTGTGCTGCGGCGCGCTCAAGGACTTCGCGTGCCCGTACTCCACCTACATCAACGACGTCTCCACCAACTGCGCCGCCACCATGTTCAGCTACATCAACCTCTACGGCAAGTACCCGCCGGGGCTCTTCGCCAACACCTGCCACGAGGGCGACAAGGGCCTCGCCTGCCCTGAGGACACCCCGCAGGTCAAGCCCGGGGAGCAGGCCGCCAGCGGGGCGGCCACCGCCGTccccgctgctgctgctgcggcccTCGCGGCCAGCGTCGCCGCCTTGTCCGTGCTGGTGTCTTGGTGA
- the LOC133902075 gene encoding phosphatidylinositol/phosphatidylcholine transfer protein SFH8-like isoform X2 — protein MSVSHADDHEISLCDPNSEDDRRRRKIGSLRRKAIHALRKKRGRRRVTDFRFPAAISIEDVRDAEEERAVAAFRDRLAAHGLLPDKHDDYHMMLRFLKARKFDSEKAMQMWAEMLRWRKEFGADTILEEFEFNELDDVLRYYPQGYHGVDREGRPVYIERLGKVDPNKLMQITSVDRYIKYHVQEFERAFRERFPACKFAAKRHIDSTTTILDVHGVGLKNFSKTARELVQRMQRIDSDYYPETLHQMYVVNAGSGFKLIWNSVKGFLDPKTSSKIHVLGSNYHSRLIEVIDSSELPEFLGGSCTCSDKGGCLGSNKGPWNDPVILKLIHSMEGGSTREIKQVSDGEERSGSSLRAENLKGMLSDVSNAESESDVDDVGLSVVQMSTDYSLLTPVREEVKGSDSSTFCSSDSRHLQDTTPGSPQGSQQLERVPIQSTCQEHFSTFGWLHNLGVAGGRGESDGNGGDCGSSAAPVV, from the exons ATGTCAG TGAGCCATGCCGATGACCACGAGATATCGCTGTGTGACCCCAACTCCGAGGacgaccggcggcggcggaagatTGGGTCGCTGCGGCGGAAGGCCATCCACGCGCTCCGGAAGAAGCGCGGCAGGCGGCGCGTGACTGACTTCCGCTTCCCTGCCGCCATCTCCATCGAGGACGTCCgcgacgccgaggaggagcgcgcAGTCGCCGCGTTCCGCGACCGCCTGGCTGCGCACGGCCTCCTCCCCGACAAGCACGACGACTACCACATGATGCTAAG GTTTCTGAAGGCCAGGAAGTTTGATTCCGAGAAGGCAATGCAAATGTGGGCAGAGATGCTGAGATGGAGGAAAGAGTTTGGAGCTGACACAATCTTGGAG GAATTTGAGTTCAACGAGCTCGATGATGTGCTACGGTACTACCCTCAGGGTTACCACGGCGTTGATCGGGAAGGTCGTCCGGTGTACATCGAAAGGCTCGGCAAAGTTGATCCGAACAAGCTCATGCAGATCACCTCAGTGGACCGGTACATCAAGTACCATGTGCAGGAGTTCGAGAGGGCCTTCAGAGAGAGGTTCCCTGCCTGCAAATTTGCAGCCAAGAGGCACATTGATTCCACTACTACCATATTGGATGTCCATGGTGTG GGGTTGAAGAATTTCTCAAAGACTGCAAGGGAGCTTGTTCAACGTATGCAGAGAATAGACAGTGACTACTACCCTGAG AcactacatcagatgtatgttGTGAATGCGGGCAGTGGGTTCAAGCTGATCTGGAACAGTGTTAAGGGATTTCTTGATCCGAAAACTTCTTCCAAGATTCAT GTTCTTGGTTCCAACTACCATAGCAGACTTATTGAAGTTATTGACTCAAG TGAACTGCCGGAGTTTCTTGGCGGTTCATGCACATGCAGTGACAAGGGTGGTTGCCTTGGGTCTAACAAAGGGCCATGGAATGATCCTGTCATTTTGAAG CTGATACACAGTATGGAAGGCGGTAGTACTAGAGAAATCAAGCAAGTTTCTGATGGGGAAGAAAGAAGTGGCTCTTCCCTAAGGGCAGAAAATCTGAAG GGCATGCTCAGTGACGTATCAAATGCTGAATCTGAATCagatgttgatgatgttggtttatCAGTTGTTCAGATGAGTACAGACTACAGTTTGCTTACCCCAGTTCGTGAAGAA GTTAAGGGGTCAGATTCTTCAACATTTTGTAGTTCTGACAGTAGGCATCTCCAAGATACGACTCCTGGATCTCCTCAGGGCTCCCAACAATTGGAGAGGGTGCCCATTCAATCGACCTGTCAGGAACATTTTTCCACCTTTGGATGGCTACATAACTTAG GCGTTGCAGGCGGCCGTGGTGAATCAGATGGAAATGGTGGAGACTGTGGAAGCTCTGCAGCACCAGTCGTCTAG